The Desulfobulbaceae bacterium DB1 genome contains a region encoding:
- a CDS encoding AI-2E family transporter, translated as MPKQPPSPMVLFYFLTLLLLATLLMGWLLWPFLSIIILSYLLASIFEPVYVFLNKKLSANLSSLVTCGLIVLLIFVPVIFFVGALSSEAYDLFQMTKGTNLAEKFKEFVESNALLGRLKVLMEGYGIHLQFAQLGVELSKFGGMIALFVYNQASSWAANILHFVFQFFMMILIIFFLLIDRSRLLAYLMRLSPLPDDHERKLISKFEAISRAILIGNGICGVIQGVIGGMVFAFWGFSSPVIWGVVMGILAFLPIVGIGLVLGPTAVFLLLQGKIGQGIAMGLFYMFLSFSVEYLLKPKMVGDKVKMHTLLVFLAIIGGLQLFGIMGIIYGPLIVTGFLTLGEIYTVNYDKCVKSLVYWKNAGTLSGEKEQDQP; from the coding sequence ATGCCGAAGCAGCCCCCCAGCCCCATGGTATTGTTTTATTTCCTCACCCTGCTGCTGCTCGCCACATTGCTGATGGGCTGGTTGTTATGGCCGTTTTTGTCAATAATCATTCTGTCTTATCTGCTGGCGTCTATTTTTGAGCCGGTTTATGTCTTCCTGAACAAAAAGCTGTCCGCCAACCTTTCCTCGCTCGTCACCTGCGGCCTGATTGTCCTGCTTATTTTTGTGCCGGTTATTTTTTTTGTCGGGGCGCTCTCCTCGGAGGCCTATGATCTTTTTCAGATGACAAAGGGAACGAATCTGGCGGAAAAGTTCAAGGAGTTTGTCGAAAGCAATGCCCTGCTCGGCCGGTTAAAAGTGCTGATGGAGGGATACGGCATTCATTTGCAATTCGCCCAACTGGGTGTTGAGTTGTCCAAGTTCGGCGGCATGATCGCCCTTTTTGTCTACAATCAGGCCAGTTCATGGGCGGCAAACATTCTTCATTTTGTTTTTCAATTTTTTATGATGATTCTCATCATTTTCTTTCTGCTCATCGACCGGAGCCGCCTGCTTGCCTATCTGATGCGTCTTTCCCCCCTGCCGGATGATCATGAGAGAAAGCTGATCAGCAAGTTCGAGGCGATCAGCCGGGCCATTCTGATCGGCAACGGTATTTGCGGCGTCATTCAAGGGGTGATCGGTGGCATGGTCTTCGCTTTCTGGGGATTTTCCTCGCCGGTTATCTGGGGAGTGGTGATGGGGATACTTGCTTTCCTGCCCATTGTCGGCATCGGACTGGTGCTGGGGCCGACCGCGGTCTTTCTGCTGTTGCAGGGCAAAATCGGCCAGGGCATCGCCATGGGCCTCTTTTATATGTTTCTTTCCTTTTCCGTGGAGTACCTGCTCAAACCGAAAATGGTGGGCGACAAGGTGAAAATGCATACCCTGCTCGTTTTCCTGGCCATTATCGGCGGACTGCAGTTGTTCGGCATCATGGGGATAATCTACGGGCCGCTTATTGTCACCGGCTTTCTCACTTTAGGCGAAATTTACACCGTCAACTATGACAAATGCGTCAAAAGCCTTGTTTACTGGAAAAACGCCGGGACATTGAGCGGAGAAAAGGAACAGGACCAGCCGTGA
- a CDS encoding co-chaperone GroES — protein sequence MKIRPLNDRILVKRLESEAKTAGGIIIPDSAKEKPAEGEVMAVGSGKMNDKGERVALEVKKGDRVLFSKYGGTDVKVDGVDYLIMREDDILGIIEG from the coding sequence ATGAAAATTCGTCCCTTGAACGATCGTATTCTGGTCAAAAGACTTGAGAGCGAAGCAAAAACCGCAGGCGGCATCATCATTCCCGACAGCGCCAAGGAAAAACCGGCTGAAGGCGAAGTAATGGCCGTAGGTTCCGGCAAAATGAACGACAAAGGCGAACGAGTGGCCCTGGAAGTTAAAAAAGGCGACCGCGTTCTCTTCAGCAAATACGGCGGCACCGACGTCAAAGTTGACGGCGTTGATTACCTGATCATGCGCGAAGACGATATCCTCGGCATTATTGAAGGATAA
- a CDS encoding saccharopine dehydrogenase, with product MSRVLIIGAGGVGSVVVHKCCQVPEVFSDIMLASRTKAKCDAIAAQVSRPIQTARVDADNVPELVALMRDFKPELCINVALPYQDLTIMDACLECGVHYLDTANYEPLDEAKFEYKWQWAYQEKFKKAGLMALLGSGFDPGVTNVYTAWALKHHFDRIDELDIIDCNAGDHGRPFATNFNPEINIREVTAPARHWEEGEWLETPALSTAKEFDFPEGIGPRKIYLMYHEELESLVKHIPGLKKARFWMTFSDNYLRHLEVLRNVGMTSIEPIEYQGRQIVPLQFLKAVLPDPGSLGPLTKGRTCIGCLIRGRKDGKEKSYYVYNICDHAKCYEEVGSQAVSYTTGVPAMIGAMMMLTGAWRGEGVFNMEQLDPDPFMEKLNIHGLPWTEVTL from the coding sequence ATGTCACGAGTACTGATCATAGGCGCCGGCGGAGTCGGTTCGGTTGTTGTTCATAAATGCTGCCAGGTGCCGGAGGTCTTTTCCGACATTATGCTGGCCTCGCGCACCAAGGCGAAGTGCGATGCCATTGCCGCGCAGGTTTCCCGGCCGATCCAAACGGCCCGGGTCGACGCCGACAACGTCCCCGAACTGGTGGCCCTGATGCGTGATTTCAAGCCGGAACTGTGCATCAACGTCGCGCTTCCCTATCAGGATCTGACCATCATGGATGCCTGCCTGGAATGCGGCGTTCACTACCTCGATACCGCCAACTATGAGCCCCTTGATGAAGCCAAATTCGAGTATAAATGGCAGTGGGCCTATCAGGAAAAGTTCAAGAAGGCCGGACTCATGGCCCTGCTCGGCTCCGGTTTTGACCCCGGCGTCACCAATGTTTATACCGCCTGGGCGCTCAAGCACCATTTTGACCGGATTGACGAGCTGGACATCATCGACTGCAATGCCGGCGACCATGGCCGGCCATTTGCCACCAATTTCAATCCGGAGATCAATATCCGCGAGGTGACCGCCCCGGCCCGTCACTGGGAGGAGGGCGAATGGCTGGAAACCCCGGCCCTGTCAACCGCCAAGGAGTTCGACTTCCCGGAAGGCATTGGTCCGCGCAAGATTTACCTCATGTACCATGAAGAGCTGGAGTCCCTGGTCAAACATATCCCCGGCCTGAAAAAGGCCCGTTTCTGGATGACCTTTTCCGATAATTATCTGCGCCATCTCGAGGTTCTGCGGAATGTGGGCATGACCAGCATCGAGCCCATCGAATATCAGGGCCGGCAGATCGTGCCCCTGCAGTTTCTCAAGGCGGTGCTGCCTGATCCCGGTTCGCTGGGGCCGCTGACCAAGGGCAGAACCTGCATCGGCTGCCTGATCCGGGGCAGAAAGGACGGCAAGGAAAAGTCCTATTACGTCTATAATATCTGTGATCACGCCAAATGCTATGAGGAAGTGGGTTCCCAGGCCGTCTCCTACACCACCGGCGTGCCGGCCATGATCGGCGCCATGATGATGCTGACCGGCGCCTGGCGTGGGGAAGGTGTCTTCAACATGGAGCAGCTTGATCCCGATCCCTTCATGGAAAAATTGAATATTCACGGGCTGCCATGGACCGAAGTTACCTTGTAG
- a CDS encoding arginine decarboxylase, with product MLDKRKIINANAELYNVLRWGNGFFGINENGHVCVLPEKRDDGPAIDILEVIDEIKSQDIPFPTVIRFHDILRAQVRQLNLTFREAMEESGYQGRFVGVYPIKVNQTREVVEEIIDAGDPFDYGLEAGSKSELMAALALNENRNALTVLNGYKDEEYIRLALLGRKLDRKVIIVVENFSEFEMIIRLSEEMNVSPLIGVRAKLSVQGGGRWAGSSGDRAKFGLTSSEILSGVDLLKRYNMTDCLTLLHFHVGSQIPDIRVLKEAVNEAGRIYADLVLSGLNIEYFDVGGGLGVDYDGSRSSTNSSRNYTLQEYAADIIAVLQQICEQVNIHHPNIVSESGRYVTAHHSCVITNVVNIIHQTSDSFNTDKTAGEHILVGNMRESAGDLTMENYQEIYNDVQQIKLDSIQAFKLGVISLEERAKIETIYWKIIGQIRDVMKRADFVPKELQQIDELRASQYLCNFSVFQSAADTWAISQLLPIMPVMRLDEIPGERCSIADITCDSDGKIDKFIAKNGYDESLLLHDLKKDEDYFIGLFLTGAYQDVMGDMHNLFGRLNEVHVYCDDDDPSDFYIEEVIKGASAQNVLATMQYSPEIMARSIKRKIDRQVHRGTIQPREGVKLIDFYESCLEGYTYLKF from the coding sequence ATGTTGGATAAACGAAAAATCATCAATGCAAATGCTGAACTCTATAACGTGCTGCGCTGGGGGAACGGTTTTTTCGGCATCAATGAAAACGGGCACGTCTGCGTACTGCCTGAAAAACGGGATGACGGCCCGGCCATAGATATTCTTGAGGTGATTGATGAGATCAAAAGTCAGGACATCCCGTTCCCCACGGTCATCCGTTTTCATGATATTCTCCGCGCCCAGGTGCGCCAGCTCAACCTGACCTTCCGCGAAGCCATGGAGGAAAGCGGTTATCAGGGCCGTTTTGTCGGCGTTTATCCCATCAAGGTGAACCAGACCCGCGAGGTGGTGGAGGAGATCATCGATGCCGGTGACCCCTTTGACTACGGGCTGGAGGCCGGGTCAAAATCCGAGTTGATGGCGGCCCTTGCCTTGAATGAAAACAGAAACGCCCTCACCGTGCTGAACGGGTACAAGGACGAGGAGTACATTCGTCTGGCGCTCCTGGGCCGCAAGCTTGACCGCAAGGTCATTATCGTCGTGGAAAATTTCTCCGAGTTTGAGATGATTATCCGGCTGTCGGAGGAAATGAATGTTTCACCCCTTATCGGCGTGCGGGCCAAACTGTCGGTGCAGGGGGGCGGCCGCTGGGCCGGGTCCAGCGGCGACCGGGCCAAATTCGGTCTGACCAGCAGCGAGATTTTAAGCGGGGTCGACCTGTTGAAGCGGTATAACATGACCGACTGTCTCACCCTGCTTCATTTCCATGTGGGCAGCCAGATTCCCGATATCCGGGTGTTGAAGGAGGCGGTCAACGAGGCCGGTCGCATTTACGCCGATCTGGTGCTGTCCGGGCTCAATATCGAATATTTCGACGTGGGCGGCGGTCTCGGCGTGGATTACGACGGCTCGCGTTCTTCCACCAATTCCTCGCGCAATTACACCCTGCAGGAATATGCGGCGGACATCATCGCCGTGCTGCAGCAGATCTGCGAACAGGTCAATATCCATCATCCCAACATTGTCAGCGAGAGCGGCCGCTACGTTACCGCCCACCACTCCTGCGTCATCACCAATGTGGTCAATATCATTCACCAGACCAGCGATTCCTTTAACACCGATAAAACCGCCGGCGAGCACATTCTGGTCGGCAACATGCGGGAGTCGGCGGGTGACCTGACCATGGAGAATTATCAGGAGATCTACAACGATGTCCAGCAGATCAAACTTGATTCGATCCAGGCCTTTAAGCTGGGCGTCATTTCCCTGGAGGAGCGGGCCAAGATCGAAACCATCTACTGGAAGATCATCGGCCAGATCCGTGACGTCATGAAACGGGCGGATTTCGTTCCCAAGGAGCTGCAGCAGATAGACGAGTTGCGGGCCAGCCAGTATCTCTGCAATTTTTCCGTTTTCCAGTCAGCCGCCGATACCTGGGCCATCAGCCAGTTGCTGCCCATCATGCCGGTAATGCGGCTCGACGAAATCCCGGGCGAAAGGTGTTCCATCGCCGATATCACCTGTGATTCGGACGGTAAGATCGACAAGTTCATTGCCAAGAACGGCTATGATGAGAGTTTGCTGCTTCATGACCTGAAAAAGGATGAGGATTATTTTATCGGCCTTTTTCTCACCGGCGCCTATCAGGACGTGATGGGCGACATGCATAACCTTTTCGGCCGGCTGAACGAGGTGCATGTCTACTGCGATGATGATGATCCCTCTGATTTTTATATCGAAGAGGTGATCAAGGGGGCATCGGCCCAGAATGTTCTTGCCACCATGCAATACAGCCCGGAGATCATGGCCAGGAGCATTAAGCGGAAAATTGACCGGCAGGTGCACCGGGGCACCATCCAGCCCCGGGAAGGAGTCAAGCTGATCGATTTTTACGAGAGCTGTCTGGAAGGGTATACCTATCTGAAATTTTAG
- a CDS encoding D-alanine--D-alanine ligase — protein MNIGMTYDLRADYLAAGYGEEETAEFDRPDTIDAIEGALRALGHRTDRIGNLDSLVKSLAAGRRWDLVFNIAEGLYGFGREAVVPALLDAYRIPYTFSDPLMMSVTLHKATTKRLVRDLGIATPDFVLVRSVEEIAGVNLPYPLFAKPVAEGTGKGVTPVSKIAAADQLESVCRDLLATYRQPVLVETFLPGREFTVGIVGNGAEARSIGVVEVVLLENSDPDVYSYRNKEICEEVVEYRAVNDPEAQEAVRVALQVWHGLDCRDSGRVDLRSDKLGRPNFIEINPIAGLHPEHSDLCIIAGKFGMSYQQLISDIVSAALTRIKG, from the coding sequence ATGAATATTGGCATGACCTATGACCTGCGGGCCGACTACCTTGCCGCCGGTTACGGCGAGGAAGAAACCGCCGAATTCGACCGACCCGACACCATCGACGCCATTGAAGGCGCCCTGCGGGCACTTGGCCACCGAACCGACCGCATCGGCAATCTTGACAGCCTGGTCAAGAGCCTGGCCGCAGGTCGGCGCTGGGATCTGGTGTTCAACATAGCCGAAGGACTGTATGGTTTCGGGCGGGAAGCGGTTGTGCCGGCCCTGCTCGACGCCTACCGCATTCCCTATACCTTTTCCGATCCCCTGATGATGAGCGTTACCCTGCACAAGGCAACGACCAAACGACTGGTGCGCGATCTCGGCATCGCCACCCCGGATTTCGTCCTGGTACGCAGCGTGGAGGAGATCGCCGGCGTCAATCTGCCCTATCCGCTTTTCGCCAAGCCGGTTGCCGAGGGGACCGGCAAGGGGGTGACCCCGGTATCGAAAATTGCCGCCGCGGATCAACTGGAAAGCGTCTGCCGCGACCTGCTCGCCACCTACCGCCAGCCGGTGCTGGTGGAAACCTTTCTGCCCGGTCGGGAATTCACGGTGGGCATCGTCGGCAACGGCGCCGAAGCCCGCTCCATCGGGGTTGTTGAAGTGGTGCTGCTGGAAAACTCCGACCCGGATGTTTATTCGTATCGGAACAAGGAAATATGCGAAGAGGTGGTTGAATACCGTGCCGTGAATGATCCCGAGGCGCAGGAGGCGGTACGGGTGGCTCTCCAAGTCTGGCACGGCCTCGACTGCCGGGATTCCGGCCGGGTGGATCTCCGTTCGGACAAACTCGGTCGGCCCAATTTCATTGAGATCAACCCCATTGCCGGACTGCATCCGGAACATTCCGATCTGTGCATCATTGCCGGAAAATTCGGCATGAGCTACCAGCAGCTGATAAGTGACATTGTCAGTGCCGCGCTTACGCGGATCAAGGGCTGA
- a CDS encoding agmatinase encodes MSLLRGTEIPYECSRSADSLQPGGVNIIGAGFDGTACFRKGAAAGPDAVRRVSADIESYSPYLDRDLADAVFYDLGNIRVGNSGDAGDDWQVFLEAFNGLLEPADLAGKSIRLLTLGGEHSVSYPVIAKYLAVFPDLLLLHLDAHADLRDGYEGYHYSHASVIRRCLDHFGAGQELAQFGIRSGTREEFAWMRRKKTLYGDLRQFLSFVRQVPKERPLYLTLDLDYFDPAFLPGTGTPEAGGEDFHSFVDIIKIVSEKNLVGADVVELAPVIDPTGNSDVFAAKVVRELILALHGEAVHVG; translated from the coding sequence ATGTCGCTGTTGCGAGGAACCGAAATCCCATACGAATGTTCTCGCTCTGCCGATAGCCTTCAGCCCGGCGGCGTCAACATCATCGGTGCGGGCTTTGACGGGACCGCCTGTTTCCGGAAGGGTGCTGCCGCTGGGCCGGATGCCGTCAGGCGCGTGTCGGCCGATATTGAAAGCTATTCTCCCTATCTTGATCGCGATCTGGCGGACGCGGTTTTTTATGATCTCGGCAATATCCGGGTCGGCAACAGCGGTGATGCCGGTGATGACTGGCAGGTTTTTCTGGAGGCCTTCAACGGGTTGCTCGAACCAGCTGATTTAGCCGGCAAGTCGATAAGGCTTCTGACCCTGGGAGGGGAGCATTCGGTGTCCTACCCGGTTATTGCGAAATATCTTGCCGTTTTCCCCGATCTTCTGCTTCTTCATCTCGACGCCCATGCCGACCTGCGTGACGGTTACGAGGGCTATCATTACTCCCATGCCTCGGTGATCAGACGATGCCTTGATCATTTCGGGGCCGGGCAGGAGCTTGCCCAGTTCGGCATTCGTTCCGGGACCAGGGAGGAGTTTGCCTGGATGCGGCGCAAGAAGACCCTGTATGGGGATCTGCGGCAATTTTTGTCTTTCGTGCGGCAGGTGCCGAAAGAACGCCCTCTCTACCTGACCCTTGATCTTGATTATTTTGATCCCGCCTTTCTGCCGGGAACAGGGACTCCGGAGGCGGGCGGCGAGGATTTTCATTCATTTGTCGATATCATCAAAATAGTAAGCGAGAAGAATCTGGTGGGGGCCGATGTGGTGGAGCTGGCTCCTGTTATTGATCCGACCGGCAACAGCGATGTCTTTGCCGCCAAGGTGGTCAGGGAGCTCATTCTTGCCTTGCATGGGGAGGCGGTCCATGTTGGATAA
- a CDS encoding carboxynorspermidine decarboxylase, with protein sequence MDRSYLVDFDPARVPSPSFVVDLGALERNLRILDTVQQRTGCSILLALKGFAMFRVFPLIRRYLKGVCASSPHEARLGREEFKGEVHGHGPAFSASDLGELLELCDHIVFNSFSQWQRFQPLIERSPHQVGFGLRVNPRHSETDVALYDPCAPGSRLGITREQFAGKSLAGITGLHVHTLCEKGSDALARTARVFEEQFKDILPTMQWLNLGGGHHITKPNYDIDLLCEVIDHFKKTYDLTIYLEPGEAIAIHTGALITTVLDIIENDGPIAILDTSVSCHMPDVLEMPYRPDIRGAGLPGEFPHTYRLGGVSCLAGDVLGLYSFPSPLRVGDRLILEDMSHYTMVKTTTFNGVHLPSIVLYDPESDAVEIVRRFGYEDYKTRLS encoded by the coding sequence ATGGACCGAAGTTACCTTGTAGACTTCGACCCCGCGCGGGTACCCAGCCCGTCCTTTGTCGTGGACCTGGGGGCGCTGGAACGGAATTTGCGCATCCTGGATACGGTACAGCAGCGCACCGGCTGTTCCATTCTGCTGGCGCTCAAGGGCTTTGCCATGTTCCGGGTCTTTCCCCTTATCCGGCGGTATCTGAAGGGCGTCTGTGCCAGTTCCCCGCATGAGGCGCGGCTTGGCCGGGAAGAGTTCAAGGGCGAGGTACACGGCCACGGTCCGGCTTTCAGCGCAAGCGACCTGGGTGAGCTGCTCGAACTCTGCGATCATATTGTCTTCAACAGTTTCAGCCAGTGGCAACGCTTCCAGCCCCTGATTGAACGCAGTCCCCATCAGGTCGGTTTCGGTCTGCGGGTCAATCCGCGTCATTCGGAAACCGACGTGGCCCTTTATGATCCGTGCGCGCCAGGCTCGCGGCTGGGCATAACCAGGGAGCAGTTTGCCGGGAAGTCGCTTGCCGGCATCACCGGGCTGCATGTGCACACCCTGTGTGAAAAAGGGTCGGACGCCCTGGCCCGCACCGCCCGCGTCTTTGAGGAGCAGTTCAAGGATATCCTGCCGACCATGCAATGGCTCAATCTGGGCGGCGGCCATCATATCACCAAGCCCAATTATGATATCGACCTGCTGTGCGAGGTTATCGATCATTTTAAAAAGACCTATGACCTCACCATCTATCTTGAACCGGGCGAGGCCATCGCCATCCACACCGGGGCGCTGATTACCACGGTGCTTGATATCATTGAAAACGACGGCCCCATTGCCATCCTCGACACATCGGTTTCCTGCCATATGCCCGATGTGCTGGAGATGCCCTACCGGCCTGATATCAGAGGGGCCGGCCTGCCCGGAGAATTTCCCCACACCTATCGGCTGGGCGGGGTATCGTGCCTGGCCGGCGATGTGCTGGGGCTCTACTCTTTTCCCAGCCCTCTGCGGGTGGGCGACCGGCTTATTCTGGAAGACATGAGTCATTACACCATGGTCAAGACCACCACCTTCAACGGCGTGCACTTGCCCTCCATCGTCCTTTATGACCCGGAGTCCGATGCGGTTGAAATCGTGCGCCGGTTCGGCTATGAGGATTATAAGACGCGCTTGTCGTAG
- a CDS encoding acetylpolyamine amidohydrolase — protein sequence MFRIRRVYDNTLPIDRDAIAQVQEILAKQFSGLSRKEIESLPAKLTNPLKYQFRTILFVADDQRQRVKGFALVNYAPDLNFSYLDFLSVQPTKNAGGIGGALYEKVRDEAKNLKVCGIFMECLPDDPKLCTDRETLKQNKARLRFYERYGAMPIVGTAYETPLKEGGDCPPYLVFDRIGMKKLPSREAAGKIVRAILTRKYGKACPAGYIDMVVGSFRHDPIRLRAPRHITPDAERVKTVFSLEQRIALVVNDKHDIHHVHERGYVEAPARIRSILKGIEQTGFFERLPARRFPETHIKQVHDPKFVEYLKRVCALVEPGKSVYPYVFPIRNATRPPKELPVRAGYYCIDTFTPLNRNAYVAARGAVDCALTGASLLFEGYRLSYALVRPPGHHAERKVFGGFCYFNSSAIAANFLSRHGKVAILDIDYHHGNGTQDIFYDRGDVLTVSIHGHPSFAYPYFVGFGDEEGEGPGYKCNKNYPLQEQLDGAAYRRVLERALKRIQSFSPRFLLVALGYDPAKNDPTGTWQLDAKDFYQNGLLIGRLRLPTLVVQEGGYRTKSLGINARSFFKGLWVGLHRF from the coding sequence ATGTTCCGCATCCGACGGGTTTACGACAACACCCTGCCCATTGACCGGGACGCCATTGCCCAGGTTCAGGAAATACTGGCCAAGCAGTTTTCCGGACTGAGCCGCAAGGAAATCGAGAGCCTGCCCGCCAAGCTCACCAATCCGCTCAAATATCAATTCCGCACCATTCTTTTTGTGGCCGACGACCAGCGTCAGCGGGTGAAAGGATTTGCCCTGGTCAACTATGCCCCTGATCTCAATTTCAGCTATCTCGATTTTCTTTCGGTGCAGCCGACAAAAAATGCCGGCGGCATCGGCGGCGCCCTTTATGAAAAAGTGCGCGACGAGGCAAAAAACCTCAAAGTGTGCGGCATTTTCATGGAGTGCTTGCCTGACGACCCCAAACTGTGCACGGACAGGGAAACCCTCAAACAGAACAAGGCCAGGCTGCGTTTTTATGAACGCTATGGCGCAATGCCGATTGTCGGCACCGCCTACGAAACCCCGCTGAAAGAAGGGGGCGATTGCCCGCCGTATCTGGTTTTTGACCGGATCGGCATGAAAAAGCTACCTTCCCGGGAGGCCGCCGGAAAGATTGTCCGGGCCATCCTGACCAGAAAGTACGGCAAGGCTTGCCCGGCGGGATACATCGATATGGTGGTCGGTTCCTTCAGGCACGATCCGATCCGGCTCCGGGCCCCCCGCCACATCACCCCCGATGCCGAACGGGTAAAAACCGTCTTTTCCCTGGAGCAGCGCATTGCCCTGGTGGTGAATGACAAACATGACATCCATCATGTCCATGAAAGGGGATATGTGGAAGCACCGGCCCGCATCCGCTCCATCCTCAAGGGCATCGAACAGACCGGTTTTTTTGAAAGGCTGCCTGCCCGCCGTTTCCCGGAAACCCATATCAAACAGGTGCATGATCCCAAGTTTGTCGAGTATCTCAAGCGGGTATGCGCCCTGGTGGAGCCGGGCAAATCCGTCTATCCCTATGTTTTCCCCATCCGCAACGCTACCAGGCCGCCCAAGGAACTGCCGGTGCGGGCAGGGTACTACTGCATCGACACCTTTACGCCGCTGAACCGCAATGCCTATGTGGCGGCCAGGGGAGCGGTGGACTGCGCCCTGACCGGCGCCAGCCTGCTCTTTGAGGGCTACCGGCTCTCCTATGCCCTGGTCCGTCCTCCCGGCCATCATGCGGAACGGAAGGTTTTCGGCGGTTTCTGCTATTTCAACTCAAGCGCCATTGCCGCCAATTTCCTCAGCCGCCACGGCAAGGTGGCGATACTGGACATCGACTACCATCACGGCAACGGCACCCAGGATATTTTTTATGACCGGGGTGACGTGCTGACCGTCTCCATCCATGGCCATCCGAGCTTTGCCTATCCCTACTTTGTCGGTTTCGGCGATGAAGAGGGAGAAGGGCCTGGTTACAAGTGCAACAAGAACTACCCCCTGCAGGAACAACTGGACGGCGCGGCATATCGCCGGGTCCTGGAGCGCGCCTTGAAAAGGATTCAGTCGTTTTCTCCCCGTTTTCTTCTTGTCGCCCTCGGCTATGATCCGGCGAAAAACGATCCCACCGGCACCTGGCAACTGGATGCAAAGGATTTTTACCAGAACGGCCTTCTGATCGGCCGGTTGCGCCTGCCGACCCTGGTCGTCCAGGAAGGAGGCTACCGCACCAAATCCCTGGGCATAAACGCCCGCAGCTTCTTCAAGGGACTCTGGGTGGGTTTGCACCGTTTTTAA
- a CDS encoding branched chain amino acid aminotransferase yields MDLSIEKAQGNALKAKPAGNALGFGAHFTDHMFLMEYDKDQGWHDARITPYRNFSFDPAAMVLHYGQAIFEGLKAYRGSDNRIFLFRPKDNLGRMNHSATRMCMPNIDVDAVFEGLKALLRTDQDWVPDAQGASLYIRPTMIATEAALGVRPAGKYLFFIIMSPVGAYYKEGFNPVKIFVTDKYVRAVPGGVGEAKTAGNYAASIMAAVEAQQQGFTQVLWLDAIHRKYVEEVGTMNIFFVIGDEVITPPLSGSILPGITRDSVLRLLRDWKCNVVERQISIDEIFAASEKGMLHEVFGSGTAAVISPVGSLFYKGKTCFVNHGKTGTLSQRLFNEIQDIQYGRKSDPYGWVAPL; encoded by the coding sequence ATGGATTTATCTATCGAAAAGGCGCAGGGAAACGCCCTGAAAGCAAAACCTGCCGGAAATGCGCTGGGGTTCGGCGCCCATTTCACCGACCACATGTTTCTCATGGAGTATGACAAGGATCAGGGCTGGCATGATGCCAGGATAACTCCGTATCGCAATTTTTCCTTTGACCCGGCAGCCATGGTTCTCCATTACGGACAGGCGATCTTTGAAGGGTTGAAGGCGTACCGGGGCAGCGACAACCGCATCTTTCTCTTCCGGCCCAAAGACAATCTGGGCCGCATGAATCATTCCGCCACCCGCATGTGCATGCCGAATATCGACGTCGATGCGGTCTTTGAAGGGTTGAAGGCGCTGCTGCGCACCGATCAGGACTGGGTACCGGATGCCCAGGGCGCTTCGCTTTACATCCGGCCCACCATGATAGCAACCGAAGCGGCTCTCGGAGTCCGGCCGGCCGGCAAATATCTCTTCTTTATCATCATGAGTCCGGTCGGCGCTTACTACAAAGAGGGCTTCAACCCGGTCAAAATCTTTGTCACCGATAAATATGTCCGCGCCGTTCCCGGCGGCGTCGGCGAGGCGAAAACCGCCGGCAACTACGCGGCCAGCATCATGGCGGCGGTAGAGGCGCAACAGCAGGGTTTCACCCAGGTGCTCTGGCTTGATGCCATCCATCGCAAATACGTCGAAGAAGTCGGCACCATGAACATCTTTTTTGTCATCGGCGATGAAGTCATCACGCCCCCGCTTTCCGGCAGTATTCTCCCCGGTATCACCCGGGATTCGGTGCTGCGCCTGCTGAGAGACTGGAAATGCAATGTCGTTGAACGGCAAATCAGTATCGACGAGATTTTTGCCGCAAGCGAAAAGGGCATGCTGCATGAAGTTTTCGGCTCCGGCACCGCCGCCGTCATCTCGCCGGTGGGATCGCTCTTTTACAAGGGCAAAACCTGCTTTGTCAATCACGGCAAAACAGGCACCCTTTCGCAAAGATTGTTCAATGAAATTCAGGATATCCAATACGGCCGCAAATCCGACCCCTATGGCTGGGTGGCCCCCCTGTAA